The Alistipes finegoldii DSM 17242 DNA segment GGAACCCACGGCGCTATGCCGCTGCGGAGCCTCCCGCCGCAAGCCCTACTGTGACGGCAGCCATGAAAAAGCCAGCTGGGATCCGCGACTCACGGCGCAGCGGGATGCGCTGCTCGACAATGCCGAAGTGATCGACGGCGGCACGCTTCAGATGACGGACAACGAAAAATACTGCGTCTTCGCACGCTTCTGCCACCCGCATGGCGACGCATGGTCGCTCACCGAGCAGTCGGACGATCCCGAAGCGCGCAGGCTGGCCGTCCGCGAAGCTTCGATGTGTCCCAGCGGCCGTCTCATGGCATGGGACAAAGAGACGATGAAACCCTACGAATTCCGGTTCGAACCGAGTCTCGGCCTGATCGAAGACATTACGATCGGCGCCAGCGGCGGTTTGTGGATACGCGGCGGCATTCCCATGCGGCGCGAAAACGGGCAGACGTACGAAATCCGCAACCGCGTCGTCGCAT contains these protein-coding regions:
- a CDS encoding CDGSH iron-sulfur domain-containing protein translates to MSNLKIETGSSPAEERFSITVTETGPYLVYGRPPLAEQFIMPDESNDSWYFQEGRHFSTESEPTALCRCGASRRKPYCDGSHEKASWDPRLTAQRDALLDNAEVIDGGTLQMTDNEKYCVFARFCHPHGDAWSLTEQSDDPEARRLAVREASMCPSGRLMAWDKETMKPYEFRFEPSLGLIEDITIGASGGLWIRGGIPMRRENGQTYEIRNRVVACRCGQSANKPYCDGTHAAIKWRDELNGEPVGETLPEEVY